The sequence GATGGGATTACGCATGAATTCTAAAATGTTACGCAAATACATGAATTATTCCAATGCCTTCCGCAAGTCATTTTAGTGGCGGAGCTTTCGCAAAACagttaaaaatttcaacagaaatttgaaacactgccaaaataaaagtaagtTGGCATTTGGGCATGGCAAGGTGAAAAACGGCAACAAGTTTtcctaaaatttaaatatgtttTCTTGGCAAATTTCAACTCATTATATTGGCTAACAAAGTCAATTACTATCATACACACGGTTAGCACTGCTGATGCGTATTTATAAATGATCATGCAAACATATGTATATGTGGTCTGAATTGTTCCGCTACCGAACCATCCTTTGCGGATGATGTGCGGATTAGATTCGATGATTGTGCAATCGACCTTCGGGTCGGAGTTGCTGAGGATCATGCTGAATGGAAGGATTTTCAAAAGTTAGACTGCTGGAACTCGTTCGAAAATGGTTTGATTAAGTTTGGAAGATGGCTGGGAAAGGAGAATAATGATTGGATAGGATTCGGATCCGGCCGGTAGGTAACGACTCTGTCGTGTAGCATTTGAGTTGGACGGACATTTTTCCTTAGTGGCATCCCGTTTTCGTCGTTTAGTAGTCTGAACTTTGCCAGCTAATTTATAAATACatttaagaatttaaaaacattcttGTCCTATTATACAGCGCTAGAAAAGTGTTACCTGTCGGACAGAAATGGCGATCGGAGTCTCGAAAACGGTCCAGATGACATCTTCGTTGCAGCCGGGTGTCGTCAGAGAGCCGTTGTACCGGAAGAAACTTTCGGTACTGTCAGGAAGAAGATCCACTAGCGGAACTGAAAATTGTAATCGATCGCTAATTGTCCTGCTAGGATCgatgattttgtcaaattgttcGAGATGGCGGAAGGCAATATTGTCTCTCGCTTGcaactaaaaataattgatattACATACTACGTAATTAGTTCTATTAAATTACGCGGGCTAATGTGACACCATTTCTATACCTCAATAAGAATTCCTAGAACGGCTAATCCGTCCTGATGAGgttttgcatcatcaaaacttCCGTATTTCGTATTGTAGTGAACGATGTGTAATTCGGCGGAATATCTGGATCAAATTAGATTACGTAAGAACCAATATGTTGTATAATTGCTATAAATTCTTTACTTTTGCCCGTTGATTGTATGTTCACTTCCCAACAAATCTTCGTCccaatgaaagtgaagttgCGCAAAGTTATAACGGTCGTCCAGACCTCCGCCGGAAATGGATGGcaaatcgtcgtcgtcgtcttcgttgTCGATTTTCAACTCGACTGTTCCAAATTTATCAAAAGACTTACACCATTTTTTACTgcgattgaaataataaagatgATGAATTCAATCGTACCCGTATGACCGTTGTTCTCCAAGCTCTCAGGAAAAGTCAAATCGtaattttggaaaatgaatttcggATAATTCGTGACGATGACTTCTTCCGTATTGATGTTGATGGGCGACTGATGGTGGCCGCCGCAATTCGACTCGTGTTCTTCCCATTTCTGTGGATCTTTACCAATCAGTGCGATAATAATTTTAAGCAAGAAATCCTTTTATTAACTATTCTATTACCTAATCAACTTACTTGTATAATCAAAATGAGTTGAAGGGGCGCCCACTTTCGTCAGAGGACTGCCAGTCGCAGAGCTAATCATCAACCAGAACTgcggagaaaaataaatgtcactCGTGTTAGTTAGCTAGTGATCAAGGAGTAACACGCGATAATCTTCTACTCACCTTGAACAACAAAGCCACTTGAATCATTTCCGAGTTGTCTGTGGTCCGGCCCGCACTCGCTTTAGCGCTGTCGCTGATTAAACTGTTGCACCTTATCGGTTAGCCGGTTGGTATTTATACTGCGATGGATTGCAATTGTGGCAGGCGGCTATTCTTCAGCACTACGATGAAGCTCGACGTCCATGCAGGAAAGACCTCCGCGATGCCAAGTATCTCATTGTTTCTATCTGCTAGTGAAAGGAGGAAACCCAGGCGGATTTATTTCCTGGGAGGCTGACCATGACTGGAGATCACCTGCCGGGTTATCTGGATGTATCACAGAATGACAAGTCAGCATAGATTTACGAATTCAGAGTGGGCAAGCTTCAAAAAAGAACCGCCGTATCAAGGACTTATTTTTATgagcgaaaaataaataaatgaataaatatttaaaagctCCAAGGCTTAccgatcgaaaaaaaccatTAGCGCCTGCTGCCTAAAAGGGCGGTCGAACCCTTTCTCGTGCGTGTGCCATTTCACATaggaaggtaaaaaaaagggctccaaatttgtttcaaccctttttttttgtgtttccttTTCTACTGGGATAAGTATACAAATACGTATTGCATAATCAGTGGAGAtttaaaaatccataaaaaaaaaaaccaacgggCTTTGATCCAAACCCTTGAAGTCACCAGAAATGGTTAGAAATCAAATAGCCCAACTGGCGTGCACGCTATTACGACATGTTAAGTGTGCGGTTGATcatgaaaattgtaaaacactAGGTAGTGTTTAACCCTGAGTCTATACTCGGCTGAAAGAATGGGCAACTGTATACCGTGTGATATTCCATTAGCGCGTGACATGTACACAAACAATCTACACGCTTGATACTATTATAACCTTGAATAAAGGTGCGCATTGCCATTCCGATAGGTTATGTTATCGTTGGGAAATCTAAACCATTTGCAACCCATTGTCActgacattttttcgatttccaaTTCACACAGACGCACTGAAAGACCCAGGAAATAAATGTTAATagataggtttttttttctggcattTTGGATGTCAGGAAATGAGCaacatttaattgttttcgtGTTGCACGTTCGTGATGTACATCTATTATACCACAACTAGAACGCCCCTATCTAGTCTCTCATTCATTTGAAACTATAATAGAGGGGATACTACTTGTCATAGTTAAAGTTATGCGTTCGACTCCACGGATAATGATACGGTGCGGCATAAAACGTGAATGCGCTTGGAAAGGGTCTAAATACATTGCGGAAGGACGTGAAAATGTTTGGAAATAAAACTAACGGTTTCACTAATTTGGGTTTGGGACGGTAAGAAACAACTCGGTCGTGCAGGTGCTGAGTTGTACGGACGTTTTCACTCAACGGGTTGCCGTTTTCATCTTGCAATAATCTAAACTTTGCCAACTATTCAAGCCGGAATAGAAGATAAGTGTGAGGTGCTGGATGCAATGAAAAACAGGAATGAAAATGTTGTACCTGGCGTTCTGAAATGGCGATGGGAGTATCAAAAACCGTCCAGATGACGTCTTCGTTGCAGTCGCCACTCGTCAACGATCCGTTGTATCGGTAGAAACTGTCGGTATCGTGCGGAAGAAGAGCCACTAGTGGAACAGAGAAGTGCAGGACGTCGCTGTTGACTGGGCTAGGATCGATGATATTTTCGAATTGTTCGAGATGTCGGAACGCAAGGTTGTCTCTATCTGTCAACTCAAACATATATTAAAGAAACCAGACGTTTGACTTAAATGTTTCATACTTTTATAAGAATTCCCAAGGCAGCCAATCCGTCTTCTTGAGGGATAGCGTCGATAAAATTTCCGTATTTGGTGTTGTAGTGGACGATGTGCAGTTCGCCAGCATATCTAAAATAGGAATGAAATGTTAAAGATTTTTTAAGTTGATTTAGAATagcatcaaaaaataaatcacgtACTCTTTCCTATCGATAGTATGCTCGCTGCCAAATAATTGTCTACCCCAATGAAAGTGGAGTTGCACAAAATTGTAACGGTCGGTGAGTCCACCGCCGGTAATAAAAGGCAATTCCGCGTGCAGACCTTGTTCCTCAATTTTCAATTCCACTGGAATAATACGTCAAAGAACAAATGTATGCAACtgtaaaataaattatgagGATGTGGTGAACAAAGCTTTACCGGTGTGCCCGTTTTTCTCCAATCTTTCGGGGAAAACCAGATCGTAGTTGTGGAAACAGAATTTGGGATAATTTGTTACACCGGCTTTTGACGAGTCAATGTTGATGGGTGACTGATGCTCGCCTCCGCAAAAGGATTCGTGTTCCCTCCACATTTTTGAATCTGTGAGCATCGAGAGAATTAGCcatgaattaattttgatgGGCGCTCTTTATTGTCCGTTGCATTGGCGGCCGCAAAGCAGCACATAATCAGCTTCAAGATCTgaggaaaatattttgttggtTATGATTTTGCATTGAAATAATTATTGTTGT comes from Daphnia pulicaria isolate SC F1-1A chromosome 11, SC_F0-13Bv2, whole genome shotgun sequence and encodes:
- the LOC124315477 gene encoding putative carbonic anhydrase 3 — its product is MIQVALLFKFWLMISSATGSPLTKVGAPSTHFDYTNPQKWEEHESNCGGHHQSPININTEEVIVTNYPKFIFQNYDLTFPESLENNGHTVELKIDNEDDDDDLPSISGGGLDDRYNFAQLHFHWDEDLLGSEHTINGQKYSAELHIVHYNTKYGSFDDAKPHQDGLAVLGILIELQARDNIAFRHLEQFDKIIDPSRTISDRLQFSVPLVDLLPDSTESFFRYNGSLTTPGCNEDVIWTVFETPIAISVRQLAKFRLLNDENGMPLRKNVRPTQMLHDRVVTYRPDPNPIQSLFSFPSHLPNLIKPFSNEFQQSNF
- the LOC124315497 gene encoding carbonic anhydrase 15-like isoform X2, producing MLTDSKMWREHESFCGGEHQSPINIDSSKAGVTNYPKFCFHNYDLVFPERLEKNGHTVELKIEEQGLHAELPFITGGGLTDRYNFVQLHFHWGRQLFGSEHTIDRKEYAGELHIVHYNTKYGNFIDAIPQEDGLAALGILIKLTDRDNLAFRHLEQFENIIDPSPVNSDVLHFSVPLVALLPHDTDSFYRYNGSLTSGDCNEDVIWTVFDTPIAISERQITRQVISSHGQPPRK
- the LOC124315497 gene encoding carbonic anhydrase 14-like isoform X3 — protein: MLTDSKMWREHESFCGGEHQSPINIDSSKAGVTNYPKFCFHNYDLVFPERLEKNGHTVELKIEEQGLHAELPFITGGGLTDRYNFVQLHFHWGRQLFGSEHTIDRKEYAGELHIVHYNTKYGNFIDAIPQEDGLAALGILIKLTDRDNLAFRHLEQFENIIDPSPVNSDVLHFSVPLVALLPHDTDSFYRYNGSLTSGDCNEDVIWTVFDTPIAISERQYRKGNTKKKG
- the LOC124315497 gene encoding putative carbonic anhydrase 3 isoform X1 — its product is MLTDSKMWREHESFCGGEHQSPINIDSSKAGVTNYPKFCFHNYDLVFPERLEKNGHTVELKIEEQGLHAELPFITGGGLTDRYNFVQLHFHWGRQLFGSEHTIDRKEYAGELHIVHYNTKYGNFIDAIPQEDGLAALGILIKLTDRDNLAFRHLEQFENIIDPSPVNSDVLHFSVPLVALLPHDTDSFYRYNGSLTSGDCNEDVIWTVFDTPIAISERQLAKFRLLQDENGNPLSENVRTTQHLHDRVVSYRPKPKLVKPLVLFPNIFTSFRNVFRPFPSAFTFYAAPYHYPWSRTHNFNYDK